Proteins encoded in a region of the Phoenix dactylifera cultivar Barhee BC4 chromosome 3, palm_55x_up_171113_PBpolish2nd_filt_p, whole genome shotgun sequence genome:
- the LOC103701015 gene encoding adenylosuccinate lyase-like: MEAHVALSCGRPYLAALSSSSLPRSARLPIFPIASCPSIAPNNLCCRASLAADPSVPVAEIKKTHIEETADMESFSLMNLSPLDGRYVQKVKDLRPIFSEYGLIRYRVIVEVKWLLKLSQIQEIIEVPSFSSDAQSFLERIIHEFDINEALEVKKIEKVTNHDVKAVEYFLKQRCKSCPEVAKVLEFFHFACTSEDINNLAHALALKEACNTVIFPVMIELCKTIRDMAKENAHVPMLSRTHGQPASPTTLGKEMANFAVRLSELGKTFAEVRILGKFAGAVGNYNAHKVAYPNVNWPRVAAEFVRSLGINFNPYVTQIEPHDYIAKLFNAVTQFNNILLDFDRDIWSYISLGYFKQITKAGEIGSSTMPHKVNPIDFENSEGNLCLANAVLSALSMKLPISRMQRDLTDSTVLRNLGVGLGYSLLAYRSSLQGIKKLQVNEFRLNQDLEQTWEVLAEPIQTVMRRHAVPEPYEKLKELTRGRDVTKESIREFTEGLDLPQETKSLLLDLAPQSYLGEAENLAKVIDDAVDLENGFKLL; the protein is encoded by the exons ATGGAAGCCCACGTGGCTCTCAGCTGCGGCAGGCCATACCTCGCCGCTCTCTCTTCTTCGAGCCTCCCGAGATCGGCGCGGCTCCCAATCTTTCCCATCGCTTCGTGTCCATCTATTGCTCCCAACAATTTATGCTGCAGAGCTTCTCTGGCTGCAGATCCCAGTGTGCCCGTGGCTGAG ATAAAGAAGACCCATATTGAAGAGACTGCAGACATGGAATCGTTCAGCTTGATGAATTTGTCGCCGTTGGATGGCCGTTATGTGCAAAAGGTCAAAGATTTGCGGCCAATCTTCAGCGAGTATGGGTTAATCAGGTATCGTGTTATAGTCGAG GTCAAATGGTTGCTGAAACTTTCTCAAATTCAGGAAATCATAGAAGTCCCAAGCTTTAGCAGCGATGCTCAATCTTTCTTGGAAAGaataattcatgaatttgatatAAATGAGGCCCTAGAagtgaaaaaaattgaaaaagtgACCAATCATGATGTCAAGGCAGTAGAGTACTTTTTAAAACAGAGGTGTAAGTCCTGTCCAGAGGTAGCAAAG GTGCTTGAGTTTTTTCATTTTGCCTGTACATCTGAGGATATAAACAACCTAGCCCATGCATTGGCATTGAAAGAGGCTTGCAACACTGTTATATTCCCTGTTATGATTGAATTATGCAAAACTATACGTGACATGGCAAAGGAGAATGCACATGTCCCTATGTTGTCTCGCACTCATGGGCAG CCAGCATCCCCTACTACTTTGGGAAAGGAAATGGCAAATTTTGCTGTTAGACTAAGTGAGCTAGGAAAGACTTTCGCTGAAGTTCGAATATTGGGAAAGTTTGCTGGTGCGGTTGGGAACTACAATGCCCACAAAGTTGCATATCCTAATGTCAACTGGCCAAGAGTAGCAGCAGAGTTTGTGAGATCTTTGGGAATAAATTTCAACCCTTATGTAACACAG ATCGAGCCTCATGACTATATTGCAAAGCTTTTCAATGCAGTCACCCAGTTCAACAACATTTTGCTTGATTTTGACAGAGACATTTGGAGCTACATATCATTGGGTTACTTTAAGCAG ATAACTAAGGCTGGTGAAATTGGTTCCTCCACTATGCCTCATAAAGTCAATcctattgattttgaaaatagcgAGGGTAATCTATGTTTGGCTAATGCTGTTTTATCTGCCCTTAGCATGAAGTTACCCATTTCACGCATGCAG CGGGACCTTACCGATTCAACTGTCTTGAGGAATTTGGGTGTTGGCCTAGGGTATTCTCTCTTGGCTTATAGAAGTTCACTACAGGGAATTAAAAAGCTACAG GTGAACGAATTTCGACTAAATCAAGACTTGGAGCAGACATGGGAGGTCCTTGCTGAACCAATACAAACG GTTATGAGGCGGCATGCTGTTCCCGAACCATATGAGAAGCTGAAGGAGTTGACAAGAGGAAGGGATGTTACCAAGGAGAGCATAAGAGAGTTCACTGAAGGTCTGGATTTGCCCCAGGAGACCAAGTCACTTCTTTTGGATTTGGCTCCTCAGTCCTATCTTGGAGAAGCAGAGAATTTAGCTAAAGTGATCGACGATGCTGTGGACTTAGAGAATGGATTTAAGCTTCTATAG
- the LOC103701017 gene encoding uncharacterized protein LOC103701017 has product MGRTLLSSPVSMFRWPEFDLSNLTRSMSWSIFHWPEFDFSFFTPSWPDINFSPISMVDSILWTFVTAFESVALVAMLCFFFVFCGCTI; this is encoded by the coding sequence ATGGGGAGGACCCTGTTATCCTCGCCGGTGTCGATGTTCCGATGGCCGGAGTTCGACCTATCCAACCTCACCAGAAGCATGTCGTGGTCCATCTTCCATTGGCCGGAGTTCGACTTTTCTTTCTTCACTCCAAGCTGGCCGGATATCAACTTCTCGCCGATCTCGATGGTCGACAGCATCCTCTGGACCTTCGTGACCGCCTTCGAGTCTGTTGCCTTGGTTGCCATGCTgtgcttcttctttgtcttctgCGGTTGCACCATATGA